A genomic region of Marinobacter sp. NP-4(2019) contains the following coding sequences:
- the rlmM gene encoding 23S rRNA (cytidine(2498)-2'-O)-methyltransferase RlmM, producing MEHMILFCRPGFETEAGREMTDAAAARGVFGYFEPRGKHGYLFFFLTGPEGSDELLRRLKLDDLVFVRDWFVGLAEIKLPTADRVGAVIQGLQALPAGFPNCARVEVRVPEDNADRDLGNFARKWVAPLSRGLRGAGLMKPDPDDEAPARLEILLPEFERAVLGFSPAGNRARFVGGIPRLRLPASAPSRSALKLEEAWKVFLPPEQALDYLGGGKQAVDLGAAPGGWTWQLVRQGMMVAAVDNGPMNAELMASGQVEHVEADGYFWKPRRGVDWMVCDIVDHPRRTSQMVVDWLKNGLCRYTIFNLKLPMKKRYEEWLICREIIESGLAEVEMTFRLRARHLYHDREEITCFIERVN from the coding sequence ATGGAACACATGATCTTGTTTTGCCGCCCTGGTTTCGAAACAGAAGCGGGGCGGGAAATGACCGATGCTGCGGCCGCCAGGGGTGTCTTCGGCTACTTTGAGCCTCGCGGCAAGCACGGCTACCTGTTTTTCTTTCTGACGGGGCCGGAAGGGAGCGATGAGTTGCTTCGGCGTCTGAAGCTTGATGACTTGGTCTTCGTTCGGGACTGGTTTGTCGGGCTCGCTGAGATTAAATTGCCAACTGCGGATCGGGTTGGCGCCGTGATTCAGGGGCTGCAGGCGTTGCCCGCCGGTTTTCCCAACTGCGCCAGGGTTGAAGTCCGGGTGCCCGAGGATAATGCGGATCGTGACCTGGGAAATTTCGCCAGGAAATGGGTCGCCCCTTTATCCCGGGGGTTGCGTGGTGCCGGCCTGATGAAACCGGACCCCGATGACGAAGCCCCGGCCAGGCTGGAGATTCTCCTTCCGGAATTCGAACGGGCTGTGCTTGGCTTTAGTCCGGCTGGCAACCGCGCCCGTTTTGTTGGTGGAATTCCAAGACTGCGTTTACCGGCCTCGGCACCGAGTCGTTCAGCGCTCAAGCTTGAGGAAGCCTGGAAGGTCTTCCTGCCGCCAGAACAGGCTCTGGATTATCTCGGCGGAGGCAAGCAGGCCGTGGATCTCGGGGCAGCCCCTGGTGGCTGGACCTGGCAGTTGGTGCGTCAGGGCATGATGGTGGCGGCAGTGGATAACGGCCCGATGAACGCTGAGTTAATGGCGTCGGGGCAGGTTGAACATGTCGAAGCGGATGGGTATTTCTGGAAACCTCGTCGTGGTGTTGACTGGATGGTGTGCGACATTGTTGACCATCCTCGCCGGACATCGCAGATGGTCGTGGACTGGCTGAAGAACGGCCTGTGCCGTTACACCATTTTTAACCTGAAGCTGCCGATGAAGAAGCGCTATGAAGAATGGCTGATATGCCGTGAAATCATCGAAAGCGGGTTAGCGGAGGTAGAGATGACGTTTCGTCTCAGGGCGCGCCATCTCTACCACGATCGCGAAGAAATCACCTGCTTCATTGAGCGGGTGAATTAG
- a CDS encoding diguanylate cyclase, whose protein sequence is MQLYLRIFITLTALALAGASPALGAHPGTPCPTLDASTAHQRATLMDHVCFHVAAPGNPAHQAKAPAELPTTLNWQAAEGHDLVFSHTDSVYWVHLHLTNASDRVGFWYLKLNYPLLDDVTFWQDGTSTSTTLATGDQHAFLSRGIDYRYFLLPVTLGAGERQEITLRIRSSGALNVPLSLETPGTVIAESNHLTLTHGLFYGALLVFAVFNLLLFISSGTAYYFHNAFYMASMGMFLFSMGGFANQYFWPDSTGFANTSIPLLIALCSLAMTLFGRSFLEVSPGTLSATTLTAFGWVSAGLLAITFLLPYNKSILLNTLLAMTVISCLFVIGLSRWRQGYAPALWYVLAWSVMLVGSLIYSLAAFGYLTDFLAREFFMLIAIGAQVILLNYAMVQRWRLLNQKLLHVEHNARSELELKVQERTAQLRNTMEELEKANRKLATMSLNDALTGLYNRRHLDNMLPELCAESRRTGQPLTLALVDADHFKSINDNWGHGFGDLCLQRIADVLSRHVKRPRDIAIRFGGEEFALLLPGTNRDGAYRVCQHILDDMQHTPIRTSDGTDVTLTLSAGVAALAPGDHEQALFQRADDALYRAKASGRNQVAIIDADIVQ, encoded by the coding sequence ATGCAGCTATACCTGCGTATTTTCATCACGCTGACTGCTCTGGCGCTGGCTGGCGCTTCTCCGGCGCTGGGTGCCCACCCGGGAACTCCCTGCCCGACCCTCGACGCCAGCACGGCCCACCAGCGCGCAACGCTGATGGACCACGTCTGCTTTCATGTTGCCGCCCCGGGCAACCCGGCACATCAGGCGAAAGCCCCCGCTGAATTACCCACCACCCTCAATTGGCAAGCGGCCGAGGGCCACGATCTGGTGTTCAGTCATACCGATTCTGTGTACTGGGTACATTTACACCTGACCAATGCCAGCGATCGAGTGGGATTCTGGTATCTGAAACTCAACTACCCGCTGCTGGATGATGTCACATTCTGGCAAGATGGCACCTCGACATCCACTACGCTGGCCACCGGGGACCAGCACGCGTTCCTCTCGCGGGGCATAGACTACCGGTATTTTCTCCTTCCCGTCACCCTGGGCGCCGGGGAAAGACAAGAGATTACTCTCAGAATCCGGAGCAGTGGCGCCCTCAATGTTCCGCTGTCGCTGGAGACACCCGGCACCGTCATTGCCGAAAGCAACCACCTGACCCTGACCCACGGCCTGTTTTACGGTGCCTTACTGGTCTTTGCTGTGTTCAACCTTCTGTTATTCATCAGCTCCGGGACGGCATATTACTTTCACAACGCATTTTACATGGCCAGCATGGGCATGTTCCTGTTCTCGATGGGTGGTTTTGCCAATCAGTATTTCTGGCCCGACAGCACCGGGTTCGCCAATACGTCAATCCCGCTGCTCATCGCCCTTTGTTCTCTGGCAATGACCCTGTTTGGGCGCTCCTTCCTTGAAGTCTCGCCCGGCACCCTGTCAGCAACCACATTAACAGCTTTCGGCTGGGTGTCCGCCGGTCTCCTGGCGATCACATTCCTGCTGCCATATAACAAGTCAATCCTGCTCAATACCCTGTTGGCGATGACCGTCATCTCCTGCCTGTTTGTCATTGGCCTGTCCAGATGGCGACAGGGCTACGCCCCCGCACTCTGGTATGTTCTGGCCTGGTCGGTCATGCTGGTCGGATCTTTGATTTACTCCCTGGCCGCATTTGGTTACCTCACGGATTTCCTGGCCCGCGAGTTCTTCATGCTGATCGCCATTGGGGCCCAGGTTATCCTTCTGAACTATGCCATGGTCCAGCGCTGGCGGCTGCTCAACCAGAAACTCCTGCATGTCGAGCACAATGCCCGCTCGGAGCTGGAGCTGAAAGTCCAGGAAAGGACCGCACAACTGAGAAACACCATGGAGGAACTGGAAAAAGCCAACCGGAAACTGGCAACCATGAGTCTCAACGATGCCTTGACGGGGCTGTATAACCGGCGACACCTGGACAACATGCTTCCCGAGCTGTGTGCTGAGTCCAGGCGCACCGGCCAACCCCTGACCCTGGCGCTGGTGGACGCCGATCATTTCAAGAGCATCAACGACAATTGGGGGCATGGCTTTGGCGATCTCTGTCTGCAACGCATAGCCGACGTGCTGAGCCGTCACGTCAAACGCCCGAGGGATATTGCCATCCGTTTCGGCGGCGAAGAGTTCGCACTGCTTCTGCCGGGAACGAACCGCGATGGCGCATATCGAGTGTGCCAGCACATTCTGGATGACATGCAACACACGCCAATCAGGACCAGTGACGGCACAGATGTCACCCTCACCCTGAGCGCCGGCGTCGCCGCGCTCGCCCCCGGTGACCACGAGCAGGCACTTTTCCAGCGCGCCGATGACGCGCTCTACCGGGCCAAGGCGTCCGGCAGGAACCAGGTAGCCATCATCGACGCCGACATTGTTCAGTAG
- a CDS encoding alpha/beta family hydrolase → MEVYTTKGGSSDRGPVLILAHGAGAPADSPFMVRLAESLALQGVTTLRFEFPYMARRREDGKKRPPDRQPRLLERYERVTAEVMAGPLSERPLFIGGKSMGGRMASLLAADARLKGRFKGALCFGYPFHPPGKMDRWRIDHFPQFWCPTLIVQGTRDPFGKPVEVTERVASFAGLELVWLEGGNHDFQPLARQPQSQEDLIQQAAGAAACFMTKVLKSY, encoded by the coding sequence ATGGAAGTTTATACTACCAAAGGCGGTAGTTCCGACAGGGGGCCGGTCCTCATTCTTGCCCACGGTGCCGGGGCACCAGCGGACTCCCCGTTTATGGTGAGGCTGGCAGAGTCATTGGCGCTTCAGGGGGTGACCACTCTACGGTTCGAATTTCCCTATATGGCACGGCGGCGTGAGGATGGCAAAAAGCGTCCGCCTGATCGCCAGCCGAGATTGCTGGAGCGCTATGAGCGGGTGACTGCCGAGGTCATGGCCGGGCCGCTGTCTGAGCGCCCGCTGTTTATTGGTGGCAAATCCATGGGAGGGCGGATGGCAAGCCTGTTGGCTGCCGACGCCCGGTTGAAAGGGCGCTTCAAAGGCGCTCTGTGTTTCGGCTATCCCTTCCATCCGCCAGGTAAAATGGATCGTTGGCGAATCGACCACTTTCCGCAGTTCTGGTGTCCGACGCTCATTGTCCAGGGCACTCGTGATCCTTTTGGCAAACCGGTTGAAGTCACTGAGCGGGTGGCGTCGTTCGCGGGGCTGGAACTGGTCTGGCTTGAGGGTGGCAACCACGACTTTCAGCCACTGGCCAGGCAGCCGCAAAGCCAGGAGGACCTTATCCAGCAGGCGGCCGGGGCAGCCGCCTGTTTCATGACGAAGGTACTAAAGTCCTACTGA
- the ccoN gene encoding cytochrome-c oxidase, cbb3-type subunit I, whose translation MSTVNANLTYNYKVVRQFAIMTLVWGILGMGMGVLIASQLVWPSMNLDLSWTHFGRLRPLHTNLVIFGFGGSALFATSYYVVQRTCQARLISDGLAAFTFWGWQAVMVAAIITLPMGLTSTKEYAELEWPIDILIALVWVSYALVFFGTVTKRSTPHIYVANWFYGGFILTVAVLHIGNNLALPATAFKSYSAYAGVTDAMMQWWYGHNAVGFFLTAGFLGMMYYFVPKQANRPVYSYRLSIVHFWALIATYVWAGGHHLHYSALPDWAQTAGMVMSLILLAPSWGGMINGMMTLSGAWHKLRTDPILRFLVVSLSFYGMSTFEGPMMAIKTVNALSHNTDWTIGHVHSGALGWVAMISIGAIYHLIPKLWGVPAMYSTGLINVHFWLATVGTVLYIVAMWVNGIMQGLMWRAVNQDGTLTYSFVEALEASYPGYFVRFIGGAIFLSGMLVMAYNTYMTVRQKDAVAQDNAAAQPA comes from the coding sequence ATGAGCACAGTAAATGCTAACCTGACATACAACTACAAGGTGGTAAGACAGTTCGCCATCATGACGTTGGTCTGGGGCATTCTTGGCATGGGCATGGGTGTGCTGATCGCATCCCAACTTGTCTGGCCATCAATGAACCTTGACCTTTCCTGGACCCACTTTGGTCGTCTCAGGCCCCTCCACACAAACCTCGTAATCTTCGGGTTTGGTGGTTCTGCCCTCTTTGCTACCTCCTATTACGTTGTGCAGCGCACCTGCCAGGCACGACTGATCTCGGATGGATTGGCGGCCTTCACCTTCTGGGGCTGGCAAGCCGTCATGGTGGCCGCCATTATCACCCTGCCAATGGGTTTGACCTCCACCAAGGAATACGCCGAGCTTGAATGGCCAATCGATATTCTCATCGCCCTGGTCTGGGTAAGCTACGCCCTGGTTTTCTTCGGTACTGTTACCAAGCGCAGCACACCGCACATTTATGTCGCCAACTGGTTCTATGGTGGCTTTATCCTGACCGTCGCCGTGCTGCATATCGGCAACAACCTCGCGCTGCCAGCAACGGCGTTCAAATCCTACTCTGCGTACGCCGGCGTGACCGACGCCATGATGCAGTGGTGGTACGGTCACAATGCCGTAGGCTTCTTCCTGACCGCTGGCTTCCTGGGCATGATGTATTACTTCGTTCCCAAGCAGGCCAACCGCCCGGTTTACTCTTATCGTCTGTCCATCGTCCACTTCTGGGCGCTGATTGCGACCTACGTATGGGCTGGCGGCCACCACTTGCACTACAGTGCGCTGCCTGACTGGGCACAGACTGCGGGCATGGTGATGTCCCTGATCCTGTTGGCACCGTCCTGGGGCGGCATGATCAACGGCATGATGACGCTGTCCGGAGCGTGGCACAAACTGCGCACCGACCCGATCCTGCGCTTCCTGGTGGTTTCCCTGTCGTTCTACGGTATGTCGACCTTCGAAGGTCCGATGATGGCCATCAAGACCGTTAACGCACTTTCCCACAACACTGACTGGACAATCGGCCACGTACATTCTGGTGCACTGGGCTGGGTTGCCATGATCAGTATCGGTGCCATCTACCACCTGATTCCCAAGCTGTGGGGCGTACCTGCCATGTACAGCACTGGTCTGATCAACGTGCATTTCTGGCTGGCGACCGTCGGTACCGTACTCTACATCGTGGCGATGTGGGTAAACGGCATCATGCAGGGGCTGATGTGGCGCGCCGTGAACCAGGACGGTACCCTGACCTACAGCTTTGTTGAAGCGCTTGAGGCTTCCTATCCCGGCTACTTTGTCCGCTTCATCGGCGGCGCAATTTTCCTCTCCGGCATGCTGGTCATGGCTTACAACACCTACATGACCGTTCGCCAGAAAGATGCCGTCGCACAGGACAACGCGGCAGCTCAGCCGGCGTAA
- the ccoO gene encoding cytochrome-c oxidase, cbb3-type subunit II, with amino-acid sequence MKHEIVEKNLGLMIVLIILTISGGFLAEVVPLFFNKQTNEPVEGLEPLSALELEGRDIYIREGCHVCHTQQIRPFRAETERYGHYSVAGEFVYDRPFLWGSKRTGPDLARVGGRYSDAWQRQHLYDPRSVVPESNMPAFPWLFENRVNHADTAAKMTTLQTLGVPYSDEQIAEASAEVEGKFEIEALVAYLQQLGTVISEKR; translated from the coding sequence ATGAAACACGAAATTGTAGAGAAGAACCTTGGTCTGATGATCGTGCTGATCATCCTCACCATCAGTGGTGGTTTCCTCGCCGAAGTGGTGCCGCTGTTTTTCAACAAGCAAACCAATGAGCCGGTCGAAGGGCTTGAGCCCCTGTCCGCGCTCGAGCTGGAAGGACGCGATATCTACATTCGCGAAGGCTGCCACGTGTGCCACACTCAGCAGATTCGTCCCTTCCGGGCAGAAACTGAGCGTTATGGCCACTACTCCGTAGCGGGCGAGTTCGTTTACGACCGCCCGTTCCTGTGGGGCTCCAAGCGCACCGGGCCGGATCTGGCCCGGGTGGGCGGTCGTTACTCCGATGCCTGGCAGCGCCAGCACCTGTACGATCCGCGCAGCGTTGTTCCCGAGTCCAACATGCCGGCTTTTCCCTGGCTGTTTGAAAATCGTGTGAACCATGCCGACACAGCAGCAAAGATGACAACACTGCAGACACTGGGCGTGCCTTACAGCGATGAGCAAATTGCTGAAGCATCGGCCGAGGTGGAAGGCAAATTCGAAATTGAAGCACTGGTGGCCTACTTGCAACAGCTGGGCACAGTGATTTCTGAGAAACGGTGA
- a CDS encoding cbb3-type cytochrome oxidase subunit 3, with translation MDLNELRGIHTLLVMAMFLGIVWWAYSAHRKKANDEAAHLPFDDDEVEKRTLEQEKTEKKQ, from the coding sequence ATGGATTTGAACGAGTTACGCGGCATTCACACCCTTCTTGTCATGGCGATGTTTCTGGGAATCGTCTGGTGGGCCTACAGCGCCCACCGCAAGAAAGCAAACGACGAGGCGGCACACCTGCCCTTCGACGATGACGAAGTGGAAAAGCGTACTCTTGAACAGGAAAAAACGGAGAAAAAGCAATGA
- the ccoP gene encoding cytochrome-c oxidase, cbb3-type subunit III — MSTFWSIWVSVIVLGTIFGCWWLLLATRKSQTTDTETDRTTGHSFDGIEELDNPLPKWWFYLFIATCVFSLGYLALYPGLGNFKGLLGWTSYNQWEAEVQQAEARYGELYAKFGDTPIVELADNEDAMKMGQRLFANNCAVCHGSAGRGSLGFPNLTDEDWLYGGEPETILATLTNGRSGNMPAKGMMPNMTSDQVDQVVNYVLSFSDRARDPEAAKAGEEVFAQACAACHGSDGKGNQSMGAPNLTDDTWLYGSTYGWIKETVMNGRQNQMPAQGERLSEDQIQILAAYVYSLSN; from the coding sequence ATGAGTACCTTCTGGAGCATCTGGGTCAGTGTGATCGTGCTCGGTACTATTTTCGGGTGCTGGTGGCTGCTCTTGGCAACCCGCAAAAGTCAGACCACGGACACCGAAACAGACCGGACTACAGGCCATTCCTTTGATGGCATTGAAGAGTTGGACAACCCGCTGCCCAAGTGGTGGTTCTATCTCTTTATCGCAACATGTGTCTTCTCCCTGGGCTATCTGGCGCTTTACCCGGGCCTGGGGAACTTCAAGGGCTTGTTGGGATGGACCTCGTATAATCAGTGGGAAGCGGAGGTTCAGCAGGCCGAAGCACGCTATGGCGAGCTTTATGCCAAGTTTGGTGATACCCCGATTGTGGAACTCGCTGACAACGAAGACGCCATGAAAATGGGTCAGCGCCTGTTTGCCAACAACTGCGCGGTTTGCCACGGATCCGCTGGCCGTGGGTCTCTCGGCTTCCCGAACCTGACTGACGAGGACTGGTTGTACGGCGGTGAGCCGGAAACCATCCTCGCCACCTTGACCAATGGACGAAGCGGCAACATGCCGGCCAAGGGTATGATGCCAAACATGACGTCCGATCAGGTTGACCAGGTCGTTAACTACGTACTGTCGTTCAGTGACCGCGCCAGGGATCCCGAAGCAGCGAAAGCCGGTGAGGAAGTCTTTGCACAGGCATGCGCCGCTTGTCATGGTAGTGATGGCAAGGGGAACCAGTCCATGGGTGCGCCGAACCTGACAGACGACACCTGGCTTTACGGATCTACTTACGGGTGGATCAAGGAGACCGTCATGAACGGTCGACAGAACCAGATGCCTGCGCAGGGCGAGCGTCTCTCCGAAGATCAGATTCAGATTCTGGCTGCGTACGTTTACAGCCTGTCCAACTGA
- the ccoG gene encoding cytochrome c oxidase accessory protein CcoG, with protein MSNEIPVKQIDPSSDPSDKNNKPGTVELYASRKKIYVREVKEGFFQRIRNVSLMVLMGMYFLFVWLTLDGQPLIHFDLPAREFHLYGLTLFPKDFFLLSGLLIIAAFGLFFITTLFGRVWCGYTCPQTVWTFIFMWVEERIEGSRNKRMKLDKSPRSVQKVVKKSLKHTAWLLIALATGLTFVGYFYPIRELIADLFTLQANGWAYFWVGFFTLATYLNAGWMREQVCLYMCPYARFQSVMFDPDTRVVSYDPNRGEPRGGRKKGVDPAELGLGDCIDCGQCVQVCPTGIDIRDGLQYECIGCALCIDACDEVMDKMNYPRGLIRYTTENELEGKPSKLMRPRTFGYGAVLALMIGAIVFVLATRVPAQLDVLKDRGAPFGFNGQGRVENSYTLKIANMTEVPQTFNISVSGMEGIQLLTDTQVTVDSGENRALPTVVDVDPETISQSNNVIRFRITSETDESLIIETESRFVGPTR; from the coding sequence ATGAGCAACGAGATACCGGTCAAACAGATTGACCCCTCCTCTGACCCCTCCGATAAAAATAACAAACCCGGAACCGTCGAGTTATACGCCAGCCGTAAGAAGATTTACGTCAGGGAAGTCAAAGAAGGCTTCTTCCAGCGCATACGTAACGTCAGCCTTATGGTGTTGATGGGTATGTATTTTCTGTTTGTCTGGCTCACGCTGGACGGACAGCCGCTGATTCACTTCGATCTTCCCGCCAGGGAATTCCACTTATACGGGCTGACGTTATTCCCGAAAGATTTCTTCCTGCTGTCGGGGCTTCTGATCATTGCCGCATTCGGTCTGTTCTTTATCACCACCCTGTTTGGACGCGTCTGGTGTGGGTACACCTGCCCGCAAACCGTATGGACCTTTATTTTCATGTGGGTCGAAGAGCGGATAGAAGGCAGCCGCAATAAGCGCATGAAACTGGACAAATCGCCACGATCGGTGCAGAAGGTGGTTAAAAAGTCCCTGAAGCACACCGCCTGGTTGTTGATCGCCCTTGCAACGGGTCTTACGTTCGTCGGTTATTTTTACCCCATTCGGGAACTGATTGCCGATTTGTTCACCCTTCAGGCCAACGGCTGGGCCTATTTCTGGGTGGGCTTCTTTACCCTGGCCACTTATCTCAACGCCGGCTGGATGCGTGAACAGGTCTGCCTGTATATGTGCCCCTATGCCCGCTTCCAGTCGGTGATGTTTGACCCCGATACCCGCGTGGTGTCCTACGACCCGAACCGCGGTGAGCCCCGGGGTGGGCGCAAGAAGGGCGTGGATCCGGCGGAACTCGGACTGGGCGACTGTATCGATTGCGGCCAGTGCGTCCAGGTCTGCCCCACCGGCATCGATATCCGGGACGGACTTCAGTACGAATGTATCGGCTGTGCCCTGTGCATTGATGCCTGCGACGAAGTGATGGACAAGATGAATTACCCGAGAGGGTTGATTCGCTACACCACCGAGAACGAGCTTGAGGGCAAGCCCTCCAAACTCATGCGCCCCCGCACCTTTGGTTATGGCGCGGTGCTGGCGTTGATGATCGGCGCCATTGTGTTTGTCCTGGCGACCCGGGTGCCGGCACAGCTGGATGTCCTCAAAGACCGCGGCGCGCCGTTCGGCTTCAATGGCCAGGGACGAGTTGAGAACTCATACACCCTCAAAATCGCCAATATGACGGAGGTGCCGCAAACGTTTAACATCTCGGTTTCCGGTATGGAGGGGATTCAGCTCCTGACAGATACGCAGGTGACAGTCGACAGTGGCGAAAATCGGGCACTTCCGACGGTCGTGGATGTCGACCCCGAAACTATTTCCCAAAGCAACAACGTCATCCGGTTCCGTATCACCTCGGAAACCGATGAGTCACTGATTATCGAAACTGAAAGCCGATTTGTCGGTCCTACCCGCTAG
- a CDS encoding FixH family protein: MSEDTVKPWYRQPWFWFLTIFPLASITYCAIAITIAMNTENSMVTDDYSKEGRGINMEIARDQKASDLGLQANLSFSDRNIKLVLDSHSGQTDYPYLILNLFHPTIADKDRTIQFTRTGQDTYRATMNQDIKGRWYFDLRSPDNDWRLKGETSLPSDTAIQVGAVNR, encoded by the coding sequence ATGAGTGAAGACACTGTTAAGCCCTGGTATCGCCAGCCATGGTTCTGGTTCCTGACAATTTTTCCGTTGGCTTCCATCACCTATTGCGCCATTGCCATCACCATCGCAATGAACACCGAGAATTCCATGGTGACCGATGACTATTCCAAAGAAGGTCGCGGCATCAACATGGAAATTGCCCGCGACCAGAAAGCCAGTGATCTGGGGCTTCAGGCGAACCTGTCATTTTCCGATCGGAACATCAAGCTGGTGCTGGACAGCCATTCCGGTCAGACGGATTACCCTTACCTGATTCTCAACCTGTTCCACCCGACCATCGCTGATAAGGACAGAACCATTCAGTTCACCCGAACTGGCCAGGACACCTATCGGGCAACCATGAATCAGGACATCAAAGGCCGTTGGTACTTTGATCTACGCAGTCCCGACAACGACTGGCGCCTGAAGGGCGAAACGTCCCTGCCCTCTGACACAGCCATTCAAGTGGGCGCGGTAAACCGTTAG